The Fortiea contorta PCC 7126 genome has a segment encoding these proteins:
- the larE gene encoding ATP-dependent sacrificial sulfur transferase LarE, whose amino-acid sequence MLTEKLEQLKALFREMEQALIAYSGGVDSTLVAKIAYDVLGDRALAVTAVSPSLLPEELEDAKIQAVTIGIPHKIVHTHEMDNPNYTSNPVNRCYFCKSELHDTLKPLALELGYPYVVDGVNADDLHDYRPGIQAAKERGARSPLAEAGVTKLEVRQLSQQFGLPWWDKPAQPCLSSRFPYGEEITISKLQRVGRAEIYLRKLGWQNLRVRSEGDTARIELSPEHIKEFVLVTDLQKVVSAFQEFGFIYVTLDLEGYRSGKLNQVLNREPLKVKA is encoded by the coding sequence ATGCTGACAGAAAAACTTGAGCAACTAAAAGCTTTATTTAGAGAAATGGAACAGGCGCTGATTGCCTATTCTGGAGGTGTTGATAGTACTTTGGTTGCCAAGATTGCTTATGATGTGTTGGGCGATCGCGCTTTGGCTGTGACTGCTGTTTCTCCTTCTTTGTTACCAGAAGAACTGGAAGATGCCAAAATTCAAGCAGTCACTATCGGGATTCCCCATAAAATTGTCCACACCCATGAGATGGACAATCCCAATTACACTTCCAATCCGGTGAATCGCTGCTATTTCTGCAAAAGCGAATTACACGATACTCTCAAACCTTTGGCTTTAGAGTTGGGTTATCCCTATGTTGTTGATGGAGTGAATGCAGACGACTTGCACGATTATCGCCCAGGAATTCAAGCGGCTAAGGAAAGAGGGGCGCGATCGCCTCTAGCCGAAGCTGGTGTGACTAAACTAGAAGTCCGTCAACTTTCGCAACAATTCGGTTTACCTTGGTGGGATAAACCCGCTCAACCTTGTTTAAGCTCTCGCTTTCCCTACGGTGAAGAGATTACAATTTCTAAGTTACAGCGTGTCGGTAGGGCAGAAATTTATCTGCGAAAGCTGGGTTGGCAAAATTTGCGTGTGCGCTCTGAAGGGGATACCGCACGAATTGAATTGTCACCAGAACACATCAAGGAGTTTGTGTTGGTTACGGATTTGCAGAAAGTAGTTTCCGCTTTTCAGGAATTTGGGTTTATCTATGTCACGCTGGATTTAGAAGGTTATCGCAGTGGGAAGTTAAATCAAGTTTTAAACCGGGAACCGTTGAAAGTTAAAGCATAG